The proteins below come from a single Salinilacihabitans rarus genomic window:
- a CDS encoding DUF3267 domain-containing protein — protein MSRETDVEGETLLAEFRPARAVAARWVVVSTTGFFAFAYLFGAVVAAVEGRPLEPIVVSASSRPDLLPLVATLLALVALVVVPHELLHGLFMARYGGRPEYGVGVSGFLLPYAYARTEGTTYARDEMLAVLLAPFVVITLAGLALLPVLPVQPIALALAANAAGSIGDLWMAAVLLRYPSSVRVGERPDGADGMGIYGPADAAGSAFDSPRLAAFSLGAVYALAAVVAGLFALVFASLAFATGDVVLGDPDGRWFLFRHELHRGNREAVVEVGVPAVLALSAAGGLARVAFSAVRDRLGGEP, from the coding sequence GTGAGCCGCGAGACCGACGTCGAAGGCGAGACGCTGCTCGCGGAGTTCCGGCCGGCCCGCGCCGTCGCGGCGCGCTGGGTCGTCGTCTCCACGACCGGCTTCTTCGCGTTCGCGTACCTCTTCGGGGCCGTCGTCGCCGCCGTCGAGGGCCGCCCGCTCGAACCGATCGTCGTCTCGGCCTCCTCGCGGCCGGACCTCCTCCCGCTGGTCGCGACGCTGCTGGCGCTGGTCGCGCTGGTCGTCGTCCCGCACGAACTGCTCCACGGGCTGTTCATGGCCCGCTACGGGGGCCGCCCCGAGTACGGCGTCGGCGTCTCGGGGTTCCTGCTGCCGTACGCCTACGCGCGGACCGAGGGGACGACCTACGCGCGCGACGAGATGCTCGCCGTCCTGCTCGCACCGTTCGTGGTCATCACGCTCGCCGGCCTCGCGCTGTTGCCGGTCCTGCCCGTCCAGCCGATCGCCCTCGCGCTCGCGGCCAACGCCGCGGGGTCGATCGGCGACCTCTGGATGGCTGCCGTCCTGCTGCGGTACCCCTCGTCGGTCCGCGTCGGCGAACGCCCCGACGGCGCGGACGGGATGGGGATCTACGGCCCGGCCGACGCGGCCGGGAGCGCGTTCGATTCGCCCCGGCTGGCCGCCTTCTCTCTCGGCGCCGTCTACGCGCTCGCCGCGGTCGTCGCGGGGCTGTTCGCGCTGGTGTTCGCCTCGCTCGCGTTCGCCACCGGCGACGTCGTCCTCGGCGACCCCGACGGCCGCTGGTTCCTCTTCCGGCACGAACTCCACCGCGGGAACCGCGAGGCCGTCGTCGAGGTCGGCGTCCCGGCGGTCCTCGCGCTGTCGGCCGCCGGCGGACTGGCGCGGGTCGCGTTCTCGGCGGTCCGCGACCGTCTCGGCGGCGAACCGTAA
- a CDS encoding PadR family transcriptional regulator produces MAKWLRSGRRRDLCLLLAAGGEMRGQQLKSALESHYDERVEPTAFYGSLSALVDAGFVEKRTEGLHDVYSLTEAGERRTREHGEWVRKCLAGE; encoded by the coding sequence ATGGCGAAGTGGCTCCGGAGCGGCCGACGGCGGGACCTCTGTCTCCTGCTCGCGGCCGGCGGCGAGATGCGCGGCCAGCAGCTGAAATCCGCCCTCGAATCCCACTACGACGAGCGCGTCGAACCGACGGCGTTCTACGGGTCGCTGTCGGCGCTCGTCGACGCGGGGTTCGTCGAGAAGCGCACCGAGGGACTGCACGACGTCTACTCGCTGACCGAGGCGGGCGAACGCCGGACGCGCGAACACGGCGAGTGGGTCCGGAAGTGTCTCGCGGGCGAGTGA